One stretch of Punica granatum isolate Tunisia-2019 chromosome 5, ASM765513v2, whole genome shotgun sequence DNA includes these proteins:
- the LOC116207336 gene encoding ervatamin-B-like gives MAFPKAINSLSFFVLSMIFCLCASQTMCRSLPQDPMVERHEQWMLQHGRAYTDADERDRRFEIFRQNVEYIEAFNNANSSDKEYDLAVNQFADLTNEEFKALRNSLRMKYYMSNQTVGKRSFRYENVTKIPASVDWRKKGAVTSVKDQGECSSCWAFSAVAAIEGLMKLTTSYTVSLSEQQLIDCDTKGFNHGCNYGLMDAAFKFIHHNHGLASDQDYPYKGKEGKCKVDTIDRSHMAKIGGFEDLPRNDENALLKAVANLPVSVVIDSSDGDFQFYSSGVFTGKCGTNYDHALTIVGYGTTKGGTKYWLAKNSWGRGWGEDGYLRIQRGVKAKEGKCGIAMLSSYPVV, from the exons ATGGCATTCCCAAAGGCAATTAATTCCTTAAGCTTTTTCGTGCTCTCAATGATCTTCTGTCTTTGTGCTTCACAAACCATGTGCAGATCCCTCCCGCAAGACCCGATGGTAGAACGGCACGAGCAATGGATGCTCCAGCATGGGCGGGCCTACACTGATGCCGACGAGAGAGACAGGCGGTTTGAGATTTTCAGACAGAATGTTGAATATATTGAAGCATTTAACAACGCGAATTCATCGGATAAAGAATATGATTTGGCCGTGAATCAATTTGCCGATTTAACTAACGAAGAGTTCAAAGCTCTTCGTAATAGTCTCagaatgaaatattatatGAGCAATCAAACGGTAGGAAAACGATCTTTCAGGTACGAAAATGTCACTAAGATTCCTGCTTCCGTGGATTGGAGAAAGAAAGGAGCTGTCACATCCGTCAAGGACCAAGGAGAATGCT CGAGCTGCTGGGCATTCTCTGCCGTAGCTGCCATAGAGGGCCTCATGAAGCTGACGACCAGCTACACAGTCTCCCTTTCCGAGCAACAGCTCATTGATTGCGATACCAAAGGTTTCAACCACGGCTGTAACTATGGCCTCATGGACGCTGCGTTCAAATTCATCCACCACAACCATGGCCTAGCCTCCGATCAGGACTACCCCTACAAGGGGAAGGAAGGAAAGTGCAAGGTGGACACCATCGACAGGTCCCACATGGCCAAAATCGGGGGCTTCGAGGACCTTCCTCGAAATGACGAGAATGCCCTTCTTAAAGCAGTTGCAAATTTGCCCGTCTCCGTGGTGATTGACTCCTCAGATGGCGACTTCCAGTTCTACTCAAGTGGGGTCTTCACAGGGAAGTGCGGGACCAATTATGATCATGCGCTGACTATTGTAGGCTATGGGACGACCAAGGGTGGGACCAAGTACTGGTTGGCGAAGAACTCGTGGGGCCGTGGATGGGGAGAGGATGGGTACTTGAGGATCCAAAGGGGTGTCAAGGCCAAGGAAGGCAAGTGTGGGATTGCTATGCTTTCTTCATACCCTGTTGTTTGA
- the LOC116208696 gene encoding heavy metal-associated isoprenylated plant protein 28-like produces MTILEMYVQMDCSGCETKIRKALKKLKGIHQIEIDRYMQKVTVMGFADQRKVLKAMKKTGKVVEPWPYQLNNDMEYTYNQYYHGNRINGDDYSTSSHLFASIPHNYSGSNYNHHGRNRYSRRGHISYFDQPAYSDLVKDKPGAYFSDDNAVGCSIM; encoded by the exons ATGACG ATTTTGGAGATGTATGTCCAAATGGATTGCTCGGGATGTGAGACCAAGATAAGGAAGGCTCTCAAAAAGTTGAAAG GAATTCACCAGATAGAAATAGATCGGTACATGCAGAAGGTGACAGTCATGGGTTTTGCCGATCAGCGGAAGGTCCTTAAGGCAATGAAGAAGACGGGGAAGGTGGTTGAGCCATGGCCATACCAGCTTAATAACGACATGGAATACACCTACAATCAGTACTATCATGGCAACCGCATAAACGGTGATGACTACTCGACCAGCTCGCACCTCTTTGCATCAATACCGCACAATTACTCTGGTTCCAATTATAACCACCACGGGAGGAACAGATACTCGAGACGAGGCCATATCAGTTATTTTGACCAGCCGGCTTACTCGGACTTGGTGAAGGACAAGCCTGGTGCTTATTTCAGTGACGATAATGCTGTTGGATGTTCTATAATGTGA
- the LOC116209088 gene encoding uncharacterized protein LOC116209088 → MAEREGAMVKKGHDEGLKMAIGLLGEFELPLGLLPLQDVVEVGFVQATGYMWIVQKKKVEHSFKLISKLVSYDTEITGNIQKKRIKKLKGVKAKELMLWPPVSEITADDSPTGKIHFKSLAGITKTFPVEAFAAGQ, encoded by the coding sequence ATGGCTGAAAGAGAGGGggcaatggtgaagaagggccACGATGAGGGGTTGAAAATGGCAATCGGGCTGCTTGGTGAGTTTGAGCTGCCACTAGGCCTCCTGCCCCTCCAGGACGTGGTCGAAGTCGGGTTTGTCCAGGCCACAGGCTACATGTGGATCGtgcagaagaagaaggttGAGCACAGCTTCAAGCTCATCAGCAAGCTCGTGAGCTATGACACCGAGATCACAGGCAACATCCAGAAGAAGAGGATCAAGAAGTTGAAGGGGGTGAAGGCCAAGGAGCTCATGCTGTGGCCCCCTGTGAGCGAGATCACCGCCGACGATTCGCCCACTGGCAAAATCCACTTCAAGAGCCTCGCCGGCATCACTAAGACCTTTCCGGTGGAGGCATTTGCTGCCGGACAATGA